The genomic stretch TGGTCGTTAAGTTCACAGATCTTCTACCTGAATACAACAAAACCAGTTTAGTGTTTCACAGAACCGGAAGACCATCTGTAGGAGCcaattcagtgtgtgtgtgtttatgtattgtatttcaatgggttttgtttttatgtttatttatgtactcAATTTGGACACTAGGTGGTGATAACTGATCAATTGCGTTAATTGGTCAGGTGGTTGGTTGAGTGTTTATATGTCACAGGTGAACAGGAAACGGGGGCGTAGGTGGTGGGATCATCGGTTGTTACCGTAACACAACATAATGCACGTAGGCTATTTAACACATCAAAAGAACGACAACCAACAGTATAATCTGAGAAATAACAACTCATCACATCATCCTCACAGTTTATCTGCTTCATACGTGACAATAAACTGGAACATCAGAAAGTACTTTCATTTTGGACATTTAGAACTTTCCATACACCTACACAAGTGACTAAAACTTGTGAAATGTGGACATTAGATAGTCACTACACCATCCTTAAGTTGTTACtaattcagattttcttttgtgtAAAGGGAGCGGACGGCGAGGAAGATGAAGCCAAGAGTAACGCCAGAGTGAGTCAGGAGAGGCAGAGGACTCTGGATAGACTGCGCAGCCTCAAAcaggtaggtgtgtgtgtgtgtgtgtgtgtgtgtgtgtgtgtgtgtgtgtgtgtgtgtgtgtgtgtgtgtgtgtgtgtgtgtgtgtgtgtgtgtgtgtgtgtgtgtgtgtgtgtgtgtgtgtgtgtgtgtgtgtgtgtgtgtgtgtgtgtgtgtgtgtgtgtgtgtgtgtgtgtgtgtgtgtgtgtgtgtgtactgatgGTCCTTGTCGACTCCTCCTCAGCGTTATCccggtcaggtgactctgaagTCCAGTCGGCTGCGTCTGGCTCAGCCTCACTGCCGGAGGAGAGGCGCTCAGCAGCCCAGCACTCAGACGACCAGCGTCCAGACCGAGGTCTTCGACTCCGACCTCCCAGAACTCTCGGCTCCTCCTCCATCTGACTCCTGCGAGTCTCTACCCACCGTTCAGCTACGAAGTCTGGactcctcccctcccttcctctctctccctcccctctcagCGACCCCATCTGTTTTATCACTGggtcccccccctcctcctcctccccctccccctcctcctcctcctccttctttagAGGACAATCCGGGTGAGAAGAATCCCTCAGAGAGCCCGGTGCGGCTCCATCCTCGCGAGTCAGAACCTTCCTCTCTGCCTTTGGCTCCGTTTTCCCCTCGATTCTTCGACAGCAGTCAGCTGCTGACGGCGAGGAAGAAGCTGAAGAAGACCGCCTCGCTTGACTCTTCATCGTGGAGGAGGGGTGAGAAGGAAACTCAAAAAACCTATTcattataaaacataaaaagtatTTGATGTAGTTACAAAGCTCCTGTTAGTAACTCATGTCATGTCActctggcgccccctgtggacaaagtttcAGGCTGAAATCTTTACCGGTCTATCATACATCATAAGAGCGCCGACGTCAACAACCCCCCTCTGAAAAGTTCAAAGAAACACACCAAGAGGACTCGGGCTCTTGTGTTTTTACCTAAAGTAACtgaacttttttatttgtattttttataatttattgattttataacAACATTATAATAGAaaacaattataaaaacaaacagactaaaagggaacaacaaaacataaacgACAATAAATGGATGACAGAAATTAGATACAATGATGCAGAAAGTATCAACAGTGCATCACCAGAAGGAGGGAATATGACATGTGCTTACAAACAAAAGTCAATCCACACCCTGGCAGTGATGTGTTGTTCTCCTCATATAAACTGGCTACAATTGTCCCATTGCTCCTTACAAATGTCATTTTTCCAGTTCAGCTTGCCAAGCATATTTTCACAAGcagttattgtcatcatttcTTCTTTCCACATTTTCAGTGTCAGAGTTCTTGATTCTTTCCAAAATCTAAGAATTAGCCGAGCTCATGTTGTGAAGCCAGCTGTTAATGTGACTCATGTTAATGAGTGTTTGCTTAAATAGGGGACTACACCTTTATCCCTGAAGaactgttttaacattttataaagttttgtttttaactttctgtCGTTTGTGTGTCCGCAGCGGGCTCCCCGATGGACGAGGTCCTCGCCTCCCTCAAACGGGGGAGTTTCCACCTGAGGAAGGCCGAGCTGCGAGTCCTGGCCCCGGACCCGGACGACGACGGTGACAACATCCTGGCCCAGATCCGTCAGGGCGTCCGGCTGAGGAAGGTGCGGACCCGACCGGAGCAGCAGCGTCACGCCAAGAGCTACCACCACTCTGCTGACGCTCTGACCCGCAGCATCCACGAGGCCCTGCGGAGAATCAAAGAGGCTTCACCCGAGTCCGAGTCTGAAGACGAGGGCCTCCCCTGCACTGACTGGGAAaactagtttctttttttaaaaacgctCACCTTTTGGAGGATTTGTGGCGCCGAAGCGAAAAGAAAGATTGAacaaagacctttttttttttttttttatatctgaaaCTGCTCagaagtatttttttgttttattttgaaatacttctgtgtgtttgtaaagatGGACcactaatctttttttttttttcatgtcattgCTGTGGCATTCGTGGCGAGGATACAACCTCTAACCTCTCATTACGTCGGTCTACACGTCAGTCGTACTGTAGCGTGCTGTGATGGGTTTGTTTTTAGGACGTGAGTGTTTCTGCTTTTTCGTCTCCCGCTGAAACTCTTCTGTGCACGCGCTGGAGGACTTTAACCGTGTCACGGCGATGGGTACGCCGTGCTCCAGTGCATCTGAACATGTGTGAAGAATAGGCCGCCTCCCACTTTGTCCTTCAATGAAGAAAATTCCATATTTCATATTTGAGTCTGACTGTATGCAAAAAGTAAGAGTCCACACATCAGCCATGTTTGAGCGTCGTCACTtttcaacagatttaaaaaaaaacagataaatacTTAAAGTGGTTatatgtaactttaaaaaaaaaatactgcgtttgtagcgacaccgcatggccgttaggtGAACTGCACCAGTTACCTGTTGCTTGCTCTCCCTCGCGtccacaaacgagcatcatcatcggctgccaaacactggatatttaccggcataatgtttacagactgtgtgtgcgtgcgtgcgtgcgtgcgtgcgtgcgtgcgtgcgtgcgtgcgtgcgtgcgtgcagtAAAATGTCCCTGGAGCTTGGGGAAAcattttatacaggcaacacagagagtgaacatctacttcacatcagttaaccgttcgcttaatgggcgataaaaaacgatttataaataaaaagtcacatatagaacctttaaagagaaaaatataacGAGAGGAAGAGTTTTTAATTTACCAGAAAACTCAATGtctaagacgcacttttaacaCCTTAATGATCGATATGCTAGAATAGAACAGAGTTACGGCGCTGCATTATTTAAGAGTATACGGGATACGCCGTAAGTGAAGCCACCGCCACCATCACCCGCTGAACGCAAACTCTCCCTCTTTCATTCACGGTTTTATTGCAATCGCTGCTTCCTgtgcaaagcatgctgggagacTTAGCGATGCAGACCGGTCTGGGGGGCACCACCTTTTTAAACATAACGGTGGTGAAGCTGGTGGAGTCAAACATCAAAGTCATCCAATGATGTTTGCTGTACGTCTCCATGGATACACGGCTAACAGGAAGTGCTCATAACTAATTCGTCTGTGATCAGGATGTCGTCAAAACCAGAAAACCAAACGTTTCAGAACTCACTGATTTGATCGACTTTGTAATAGGAGTGAAAGCCATCGATGTTTATAGAGATATGACTTAGAAGTAGATGATGTAGAGATGCACGATGCAGCAGTTTAGAAGAGAGAGTCTATGTTCGGATATGATCCAAATAAAAACGGTTTCCTCGCAGCCCAGACGGGATTTAAAAGGAGCTCCGCACAGCCGGACCagaaatctgaaaacaaacgtCTGAACCTGCTCCGTCACAGCTGTCTCATCTCAGACGGGATCCCTGTGAGCTTAATGCTAACGCTTAAGCTAACGCAACTATTTCCAAAGAATTATAAATaaacctgaaaaaacaaacactggagATGTTAACTCACGAACAGCTGTCGTTTTTCAGACCATcgtttgatcttttttttcctcgcaGGACGCCTTTTTGACCGCGTCAGTATTTCAAAAAGATATAAATATACTTACACACGTACTGTTTATACTTCAGCACACATTTATATATGAGCCATTACTTGAACATCGTCttgtctgtgattggctgaatgtGCTTTGACTCttcagatggatggatgaatataATGTTGTGATGTTTGCTGTCGTGGTCACCCTCCATTTATTTATGTTACATCACCGTTAAACCACCTTCTCGATACTTCAAACATCACAAGAAAATTCAATCTTCAACGgtttaaagcaacaatctgTAACTTGTCGTCCTAAAAACAGTCGCCTCAAAGTCGATCTACGAGAACTATAACATTCAACAGGGAGAGCGGTGTCTCTCGTGTCCACAGAGCGCTCAGTCACCTGTTTTCAGCACCATGTagctttgtgatgtcatgaggtgcGCAGGTCTTTATGTGACTAGTTCActcagcagccttcagctacaaagcagccagttagctcgtctctgtactgtttgatacgacggctaagaggaagaggaagcggaCAGGGACGCTGACGGGTGAAGCtaagaacagagagagatgcagaacaAACTGAGACGTAACCTTAGCTTGTATCGTTGTCTcgtgtttagcagctttaccggcTGCAGAAAGTCGTCTAACCCGAGGCATGTCTCAGGTTTCAGTAGTCAGATGAGCTCAAAATCCGTTAATATTACTGAATGTCGTCAGTGGACGTGGGTCTTTGGCCTCTCGCGTCTTTACCATCTTTGCgccctctttttgtcagaacgcAATTGCAGTCTGAGACCTTCGGTGGGCGccaaattcctacatattgttgctttacaCATCATTTAACTGTTAAAACTGTTTCCAGTATGATGATgactcctttttaaaaaaatgttttatttatcgcTACATGACTATGTTTGGTTTTGGGACCTTTTAGATTAAggaaaaacacatcaaatacaTCTTTTGGGGAATTGTTCACTATTTTCTAGACTAACCGCTTAATCAAAAATAACCTGCAAAGTTATTTATCATAAACAGTTTGAATGTATGTTACGGGGTCTTCAGGTCATGCCCccattcaaaatatttaaaaaaataaatgtttaacaaaGCCAGAATATTTATAGTCTGTCGACGAGATTAAAGTCTGATGCTTtatcgccctctgctggttactGACGCAGCCTTCTGCTCTCCACAAACTGACAACATTCAGATCTTATGAcgtctgtatttattttttacatctttacatttaTCTATGAGAGTCCTCTCTCGTTCCACTGCCTTTTTTTGTTCCTTACTTACTggagtttgttgtgtgtgtgtgtgtgtgtgattttataCGAGTCTCTCATTACATGTTAACTGTGTCAAACCTGAAAACTCACACTGAcccttctatttttttttataagtcatGCACTGATGGCTAAATTTAAAGGAGTAGTTCGACTCTTTTGgaaaagtgtttgtttattttgttgctgAGAGTTGGATGAGAAGATGTGAACAATTATCTGATTTAAAACGGCAAACGAAAGTCAGATTCTCCCTTGTCTTTAGcatttatgctaagctaactgctaGCATCATATCTACAGTATGGACATGTGTGGTATCAAACTTCTCGTCTAAGTCTCAGCAGAGGATTGCAAACTGTAAACCTTTTCCTTAAAGCATGGAGTCGCAGCTGTGATTAGAAAACATGTTAACTAAGGTTTAAAATCATCGACAGCTTAGCTCAAACCGTTTCTCGTCCATGTGAAGATCTTTGATGATACTAAACATAGTTTCAGATCGTGTTTAAACGTACATTTTGGACAGTTACTCCCTCACttattatttcttttgtttgttttgggtttaAGATACCAttgtgcttctttctttttttttaccttaatgTTTAACTTGTAGAATCTGAACTGCGTAGATTTACTTTCGCCGTTAACATGACCAAATCTGACGTTTGTTTAACCTTTTATGACCTTATGCATGTGACTGGTTTTAGGACGAACCCATCACAACGTAAGTGCAATAATTAAGAAGAAAAAGTCATTTTAGtaattattttactgtaatgAAATTGTAAATCATGAAAACTATATCCGCATGCCTAAATGTATTGAAGTATTTATTGAAAAACTTcatatttgaaatgatttttaaagCGTACAAATGTTCATGtactttttaaggttttctttTTGGCTATTTTGTTTCCTTATCATGACATTCCTCTTGGCTTTCTATATCcctgttatatatatattttaccctttccaaaataaaatcaagcaCCAGTTTGTTTTTGAACACTCCCTGTTGTTGAAGatttttgtgcaggtgtgaaaggaGCTGTTTGTGTATTCTCAATCAGGGGAAACAGAAACTTCTACCATATGACCTGTGTTCTTCTTTCTCTGAAGTCGATGCGTTGTCTTGTGgacataaaaacaatcacagcacCACAGACGAGATGAAACCAGACGTTGGAAGAACGGACACAGCAGCATGATTTCcatttggtttttgttttactaTAAACTCAAAAATTACAATTTGTATTTTGAAGCATGTGGTCATAATAAtcatcaacatttaaaagacTCATCCAAATAATTGTCCCCTTTCAATCTGAAATATTCATAATTTTCACCGTGATAAAAGTCATTCAAGTCTTCCACACGTGTCGTCAACAAGCCCTTAAGTAGTGTTCTCCAGGTGTACGTACCTCACGCCTCCTTAACCATGCTGTGTTTTTTGGCAATTTGTAAATCCaaccaaaagaaagaaagcgCTACGTAGCTACCATTGATGCATTTCTGTACCAAAGGCAACATCTGCAGAATTCAACTCTGTACAGGAGAAGTTTTATTTGGCAAAAGAAAAGACGATTCTCTTCAAATCCTTTCCTGCGAATATATTCTCACGTCCGCTCATAAATACTTCAAAAAATATTGCAGACGAAACAAAACCGTCTTAAACACTCACGTACCAGACAATAAAACATCTCTGCTCGAGCACAGATTGAGTAACAGTGAAGTcataaattaagaaaaagaagaaaaacaggatTCAATCATTGCACTTCAAGTCAAAACAAGAATGGAAAAGATTCACTCGTACACACAGacgccattttttttttacaagtgcaCTATCAAGTCGTCATCGtagtattctttaaaaaaaaaaagtgtatccaAAGAAAGTCCCGCCTCGCTTGTGTCCTCAGCATGGGAGAGGAAAGTTACCTGAAAATgagtgaaaagtgttttttttttctcccttttcgTATTGCTCATGTACCGTAGAAGAATCAGGACGttcttttttctacatttgGCAGTTCATCGGTGGATTCAGTCACTGGAGAAACGAAACTCGAGTTCCAATGAAAATCTCAGAGCGTTGGCGTTCTTCTCGAGTGTTTATTTGGCTGACGATGACGcgaggaagaagaaacaaacaatcGCCGACTCGAGGGCGACCGAGAAGTGCACCGAAGACAAGAAACGAAAAGTCTTCGTGGTTAAAGAAGcaaaaagatttgagaaaaaataataataattgaaagTCTCGTCAAATGGAAAAAGACATTCAAGAGACGAAAAGAGAAATCAGAGTcgagtcagatttttttttttttggagcgtGTTGCCGGAGCGGTTCCAGCGCAGAGCGGAGGGAAGGCATGGTCCGAGCGAACGCCTTCACTCGGCGGCGTGTTTGTAAACGTGATCCGTAGCATAAAAACGTGTGCTGCTGATGCATGAAGTCCATTTGGTTACAcgtggttttaaaaaaaaaagaattcaagtGGTCTTACGTGTTGGTGAAGGTGTGAgccaggcgtgtgtgtgtgtgtgtgtgtgtgtgtgtgtgtgtgtgtgtgtgtgtgtgtgtgtgtgtgtgtgtgtgtgtgtgtctctagcTGCCCTCCAGCAGTTTGGCGAGCGTGTCCCTCAGCTCGGTCAGCTCAAAGATCTTGCCGTCGAGCAGCTCCAGCAGCGTGCGCAGACTCGTCCTGAAGGCTTCCTGCTCCTGCTGGCTGCTCTCCAGACGCTGCTCCAGCTCGCTCAGCTGACCCTCCAGCGTCTGGTTCCTTGACTCAGAGTCCTGAAACAAAACGGACACTttagatctttttttatttaaatgttcaggAGGCAGACCCGTTTAGTTTGTTAGTGTTTCAAATCCCAGCGTCACACAAggatggaaaaaatgaaaaccagggtcaggtgtgtgtgtgtgtgtctgattggcCCTGATTGAGACCAGGTGTGAGGAGCTTATAAGAACTCCTGGGCTCCCGTGGTCTTAAGTGACTCATTGTGGTTCTTTCAGTGGTTTCTCTTGTTGTTTCAGCGTCTGTGTTTCCACAGAAGTCTGCCTCACTCCCCTCTTTAGTGTCACTgagtgttagtgtgtggtgGTTTTTTTAACCTCCAGGCTTTTGAGTTTCAGGTGTGTCCCACATAAAACTCAACTAATTAAAATCAACAAATGAATCCTTACAGAAGTTCAGGATGAAGCTGCCAGCTATCAACTTTAACCTGATAAGAAACACATCTTTATAAACGGtgatatattgtgttttaacGGCTGGATGTacggataataataataataataataacaactttatttaaaaacacaggtttacaaagtgctttgacaaacagcaaaaacaagaacaaactaaaccaaacacagaagaacataaacaacaacaagaacataacaaatgcaaaatactaaaaataattaaatacaattcaacagaaaagaacccaaagtgcacgatacccaacagacatatagaaccagaccatcacaagaaccatcataagaaccattataagaaccatcataagaaccatcataagaaccatcacaagaaccatcataagaaccatcacaagaaccatcataagaaccatcacaagaaccatcataagaaccatcataagaaccatcacaagaaccatcataagaaccatcacaagaaccatcataagaaccaacacaagaaccatcacaagaaccatcacaagaaccatcataagaaccatcacaagaaccatcataagaaccaacacaagaaccatcacaagaaccatcataagtccatcataagaaccaacacaagaaccatcacaagaaccatcacaaggaccatcacaagaaccatcacaagaaccatcacaagaaccaacacaagaaccatcataagaaccatcataagaaccatcacaagaaccatcataaaaacccaggcaacacaagaaccatcacaagaaccatcacaagaaccatcataagaaccatcacaagaaccatcataagaacccagacaacacaacaaccatcataagaaccatcataagaacccaggcaacacaagaaccatcataagaacccaggaaaaacaagaaccatcataagaacccagacaacacaagaaccatcataagaacccagacatcataagaaccatcataagaacccaggaaaaacaagaaccatcataagaacccagacaacacaagaaccatcataagaacccaggaaaaacaagaaccatcataagaacccagacaacacaagaaccatcataagaacccagacatcataagaaccatcacaagaaccatcacaagaaccatcataagaacccaggcaacacaagaaccatcataagaacccaggaaaaacaagaaccatcacaagaaccatcataagaaccatcacaagaacccaggaaaaacaagaaccatcacaagaaccatcataagaacccaggcaacacaagaaccatcataagaacccaggaaaaacaagaaccatcacaagaaccatcataagaaccatcacaagaacccaggaaaaacaagaaccatcacaagaaccatcataagaacccaggcaacacaagaaccatcataagaacccaggaaaaacaagaaccatcacaagaaccatcataagaaccatcacaagaaccatcacaagaacccaggaaaaacaagaaccatcacaagaaccatcataagaacccaggcaacacaagaaccatcataagaaccatcacaagaaccatcacaagaaccatcataagaacccaggaaaaacaagaaccatcacaagaaccatcataagaaccatcacaagaaccatcacaagaaccatcataagaaccatcataagaacccaggaaaaacaagaaccatcacaagaaccatcataagaaccatcacaagaaccatcacaagaaccatcacaagaacccaggcaacacaagaaccatcataagaaccatcacaagaaccatcataagaaccatcacaagaaccatcacaagaaccatcataagaacccaggaaaaacaagaaccatcacaagaaccatcacaagaaccatcacaagaaccatcataagaacccaggaaaaacaagaaccatcacaagaaccatcataagaaccatcacaagaaccatcataagaacccaggcaacacaagaaccatcacaagaaccatcataagaaccatcacaagaaccatcacaagaaccatcacaagaaccatcacaagaaccatcataagaacccaacaacacgagctgagaccaaagaggaaccaaagatttaaaaagatgtaagaaactaaaagagataaaagtaaataaaaagagaacagcaataagaaggtaagagcaggaagagaaatagaaacaagtgaatcaattatcaaaaaaaagaacaataatattaataaaaataaaaagtatatatacatataaaagataaatagacaaagtaagtaagataaaaaatgaccaagttaaaacataagaggagttaagataagagcataaataaaaggacagtaagaagtaaaagaagataaaaatagttaaaccagtaagaaaagactttaagaagatgacatcacataaaagctgGATGGTTTGAGGAGGTGAAGCAGACGAGCTGCAGGTGTTGGACTCaccttcagtttgtgtgtgagcgAGTCTCTTTGAGACTGGAACTCGTTGGCACTCACCACCTCCTCTTTCAgtctctccagctcctgcagacacaaagaGTTCATGAGCAGAGTTTAAGATGAGTGATCTTTCTAAtgattctgtctctctctccggGTACCTCCTCCTTGGCCTTCAGAGCGAGCTCCAGCTCCTCTATCGTGTGGTTCAGCTCGCTCTTTTGGGATTTGATCACGGTCGTCGTGCCGCTCACGCACTCCAGCTCCGTCACCTGGGACACAAAAAACCATCTCCATCACCTCGctgtaaacaacaaacacacgtCCTCACGTCTGTTTTCATTCGACCTGTGAGCTGATACCCGTTTGTGAAGCCGCTCCGCCTCCTCCTGATAGGCCgacagctgctgcttccactGCTTCACGTTAGCCGTGGATTCCAGCAGAGCCGCCGTTAGCTTGGCGTTGTTCCCCTTCAGCGCCTCTAGCTCCGCCTCCCAGTGCTTATTCATGCTGGTCGaactgaggaggagagaaagagagctttAGAGAAGAACAAACTTCCTGATGAAGCAGGAAGTGAAGAAAAAGagtctgtaaataaaaacattcagaaagtTTTCAGACGCCGTCACTGATTTATGTTGCcgccttttttatttaattccaAAGTCCTGCGtcgtctttgtgtttttttagaggcattttgtgtctttatcaGAGACGACAGctgaagaggggggggggggggggatgacatcaGCAAAGTCCATTAATGGGGCGCCTGGCATTACCGCTACGCTATCCGGCGctgctttttgtttcattctaAAGTCCTGTGTTCTTTCATATGAGAGCAGATTAATCAGTCGTAATGTTCTGATATCAGACTCTCATTTTATCTCCAATATGCACCAATAGATTAGATTATCTGATTTActgtcaaatagcatttcatttgagtagtGTTGAATTAAAGTAGCAGTTCTATTCccggctgtcaccagcagagggcgctatatacAAGCATCATCTCTCTCCAGAGCATCAAGCAGTGATGCTCGTACaccagtggtgtccaaacttattttcttgcgggccaaaatagtcgtgttagaatcgctcgcgggccacagcttttgttttttaaaatatagtttttaaaatagtaaagctttgtagatcagaatgaaaaggctcgctaaagaaaccctttaataaaagaaatcaaatatttagatttcttcgttctactttatttgttttttcctcagaaTCAagtctgtaacgtggttcatgtttttagaaaagctttctgcagttagctcaggtcattaaatggttaaacaacagtccacTTGtttacaaaaactttttttcatagtttacaaaaaaatgtggaaaatagtaaaagctgtagatttaaaaaaacaacaacatacatgttcctgaacattttctattttaggaatattgttcagcgcttgttaacatgaaaaataaaaataagataatgtgccgatcttaatcaaaatcttctgattcttcatctGAAGTCACGGACCGCagaaaatcccctcaagggccgcaaatggccctcgggccgcactttggacacccctgccgtacatgctcagttactttcagTCGAGTGGCTATCTTGTCGTCCTCATATGGACTACATGCGTTGCTTTCTTTCTGAGCGTCTTCTTTCAGTGAGTAGAGAGTCTACAGCAGCAGACGGCGCCCAACGAGAGAACACGGCGCCCAACGAGAGAACACGGCGCCCAACGAGAGAACACGGCGCCCAACGAGAGAACACGGCGCCCAACGAGAGAACACGGCGCCCAGCGTCTTTCTTCTGAGCGCTCCGCCTTTTTTAGTGcggccaaaaaaataaataaatacatttgcagAGCAGATAATCGACTCTTTGGTTCCTTAAATAACTCAACCAGGTGATCctcaaattattattaataatcaaCCAACGATGACAACAATGAAAACTTTAAAGTTTTCTGTTGAAACCCGGCAGGACATCAGTTTAACCTTTCTGACATTTATAGCATTTACACTCTGAAGCTCAGCCGACAAACGGGCCCCTCTCATTGGCTGGTTTATAATAAACCTGGCAGtataagaaatgttttcatgttctgcTTTAAAGCGCTCAACACGCTCGGAGGGGAGAAGCAGATTAATAATGACAGCAGCTGCTTCACGGCGTCATCCTGACCACGAGAGGTGATTCATGTGGGCGTACCTGTGGGAGAAgggcaatgcattgtgggaaggCTCCCCTCTGGCTTCGCTGTGAGGAGGTGCGTCCACCGTgactctctcttcttctgtacCGTTGATGCTCTCTGGGGTCATCGGTGACAGCAGATCCCCGGGAGCCGACTCCTGATTGGACGATGAGACACAAAGATAA from Labrus bergylta chromosome 17, fLabBer1.1, whole genome shotgun sequence encodes the following:
- the LOC110000921 gene encoding homer protein homolog 1 isoform X1, with the translated sequence MGEQPIFSTRAHVFQIDPSTKKNWVPTSKHAVTVSYFFDSTRNVYRIISLDGSKAIINSTITPNMTFTKTSQKFGQWADSRANTVYGLGFPSESHLAKFADKFVEFKEAARLAKEKSQEKMELTSTPSQESAPGDLLSPMTPESINGTEEERVTVDAPPHSEARGEPSHNALPFSHSSTSMNKHWEAELEALKGNNAKLTAALLESTANVKQWKQQLSAYQEEAERLHKRVTELECVSGTTTVIKSQKSELNHTIEELELALKAKEEELERLKEEVVSANEFQSQRDSLTHKLKDSESRNQTLEGQLSELEQRLESSQQEQEAFRTSLRTLLELLDGKIFELTELRDTLAKLLEGS
- the LOC110000921 gene encoding homer protein homolog 1 isoform X3, encoding MGEQPIFSTRAHVFQIDPSTKKNWVPTSKHAVTVSYFFDSTRNVYRIISLDGSKAIINSTITPNMTFTKTSQKFGQWADSRANTVYGLGFPSESHLAKFADKFVEFKEAARLAKEKSQEKMELTSTPSQSGTVKRNLLSVIKPVLKKESAPGDLLSPMTPESINGTEEERVTVDAPPHSEARGEPSHNALPFSHSSTSMNKHWEAELEALKGNNAKLTAALLESTANVKQWKQQLSAYQEEAERLHKRVTELECVSGTTTVIKSQKSELNHTIEELELALKAKEEELERLKEEVVSANEFQSQRDSLTHKLKDSESRNQTLEGQLSELEQRLESSQQEQEAFRTSLRTLLELLDGKIFELTELRDTLAKLLEGS
- the LOC110000921 gene encoding homer protein homolog 1 isoform X2, whose product is MTFTKTSQKFGQWADSRANTVYGLGFPSESHLAKFADKFVEFKEAARLAKEKSQEKMELTSTPSQESAPGDLLSPMTPESINGTEEERVTVDAPPHSEARGEPSHNALPFSHSSTSMNKHWEAELEALKGNNAKLTAALLESTANVKQWKQQLSAYQEEAERLHKRVTELECVSGTTTVIKSQKSELNHTIEELELALKAKEEELERLKEEVVSANEFQSQRDSLTHKLKDSESRNQTLEGQLSELEQRLESSQQEQEAFRTSLRTLLELLDGKIFELTELRDTLAKLLEGS